One segment of Bacteroides caecimuris DNA contains the following:
- the atpE gene encoding ATP synthase F0 subunit C: protein MLLSVLLQATAAAVGVSKLGAAIGAGLAVIGAGLGIGKIGGSAMEAIARQPEASGDIRMNMIIAAALIEGVALLAVVVCLLVFFL from the coding sequence ATGTTACTATCAGTATTGTTACAAGCCACTGCAGCAGCAGTAGGAGTTAGTAAATTAGGTGCAGCTATCGGTGCAGGTCTTGCAGTAATCGGAGCTGGTTTGGGTATTGGTAAGATTGGTGGTTCGGCAATGGAAGCTATCGCACGCCAGCCGGAAGCATCAGGAGACATTCGTATGAACATGATTATCGCCGCCGCCTTGATTGAAGGTGTGGCCCTGTTGGCGGTAGTAGTTTGTCTGTTGGTGTTCTTCCTCTAA
- the atpB gene encoding F0F1 ATP synthase subunit A encodes MKQLHNIVAPLILFCLMAAVSLPVLAHEQEGEAVAQQTQGEITPKEEQENTVDVKKIVFGHIGDSYEWHITTWGNTHITIPLPIIVYSSTSGWHTFLSSRLEENGGTYEGLSIAPAGSKYEGKLVEYDAAGEQVRPWDISITKVTFALLFNSVLLLVIVLSVAHWYRKRPQGAKAPGGFIGFMEMFIMMVNDDIIKSCVGPNYRKFAPYLLTAFFFIFINNMMGLIPFFPGGANVTGNIAITMVLAVCTFLAVNIFGTKHYWKDIFWPDVPWWLKVPVPMMPFIEFFGIFTKPFALMIRLFANMLAGHMAMLVLTCLIFISASMGPALNGTLTVASVLFNIFMNALELLVAFIQAYVFTMLSAVFIGLAQEGAKVKTEE; translated from the coding sequence ATGAAACAGTTGCATAACATAGTAGCTCCGTTGATTCTGTTCTGCCTGATGGCAGCGGTCAGTTTGCCGGTTCTTGCGCATGAGCAAGAGGGGGAGGCGGTGGCGCAGCAGACGCAGGGCGAGATTACTCCGAAGGAGGAACAGGAGAACACGGTTGATGTGAAAAAAATTGTGTTCGGGCATATTGGCGACTCCTACGAATGGCATATTACAACATGGGGTAACACGCATATTACTATACCGTTACCTATTATTGTTTATAGTAGCACTTCGGGTTGGCACACGTTCCTTTCTTCCCGTCTCGAAGAGAATGGAGGTACGTATGAAGGACTTTCCATCGCTCCCGCAGGAAGCAAATATGAAGGCAAACTGGTAGAGTATGACGCTGCAGGCGAACAGGTTCGCCCATGGGATATCTCCATTACGAAAGTAACGTTTGCTTTGCTGTTCAACAGTGTGCTGTTATTAGTAATTGTATTAAGCGTGGCACACTGGTACAGGAAGCGTCCGCAAGGAGCCAAAGCACCGGGAGGATTTATCGGATTCATGGAGATGTTCATCATGATGGTGAACGACGACATCATCAAGAGTTGTGTCGGACCCAACTATCGGAAGTTTGCGCCATATCTGCTGACAGCGTTCTTTTTCATCTTTATCAATAACATGATGGGATTGATTCCGTTTTTCCCCGGAGGCGCGAATGTGACGGGAAATATCGCTATCACGATGGTGTTGGCGGTCTGCACGTTCCTCGCAGTCAATATCTTCGGTACGAAACATTATTGGAAAGATATTTTCTGGCCCGATGTACCTTGGTGGCTGAAAGTGCCTGTGCCGATGATGCCGTTCATCGAGTTCTTCGGAATCTTTACGAAACCGTTTGCTTTGATGATCCGTCTCTTTGCCAATATGTTGGCCGGACACATGGCGATGCTGGTGCTCACTTGCCTGATATTTATCTCGGCAAGTATGGGGCCTGCGCTGAACGGCACGCTCACGGTGGCTTCCGTATTGTTCAACATCTTTATGAATGCGCTTGAACTGCTGGTGGCTTTCATCCAGGCTTACGTATTTACGATGTTGTCGGCAGTGTTTATCGGACTGGCACAGGAAGGAGCCAAAGTGAAAACAGAAGAATAA
- the atpC gene encoding ATP synthase F1 subunit epsilon: MKELHLSIVSPEKSIFDGDVKIVTLPGMIGSFSILPGHAPIVSSLKSGTLSYTTMEGEEHTMDIQGGFVEMSDGTVSACVS; the protein is encoded by the coding sequence ATGAAAGAACTGCATTTGAGTATAGTATCGCCCGAAAAGAGCATATTCGACGGAGATGTGAAGATTGTCACATTGCCGGGCATGATCGGTTCGTTTTCTATTCTGCCGGGGCATGCGCCCATTGTATCATCGTTGAAATCGGGAACGTTGAGTTATACGACGATGGAGGGAGAAGAGCACACGATGGATATTCAGGGCGGTTTTGTCGAAATGAGTGACGGCACGGTTTCTGCCTGTGTTTCCTGA
- the atpA gene encoding F0F1 ATP synthase subunit alpha, with protein sequence MSENIRVSEVSDILRKQLEGINANVQLDEIGTVLQVSDGVVRIYGLRNAEANELLEFDNGIKAIVMNLEEDNVGAVLLGPTDKIKEGFVVKRTKRIASIRVGEGMLGRVIDPLGEPLDGKGLIGGELYDMPLERKAPGVIYRQPVNQPLQTGLKAVDAMIPIGRGQRELIIGDRQTGKTAIAIDTIINQRTNFLAGDPVYCIYVAIGQKGSTVASIVNTLREYGALDYTVVVAATAGDPAALQYYAPFAGAAIGEYFRDTGRHALVVYDDLSKQAVAYREVSLILRRPSGREAYPGDIFYLHSRLLERAAKIISQEEVAREMNDLPESLKGIVKGGGSLTALPIIETQAGDVSAYIPTNVISITDGQIFLETDLFNQGTRPAINVGISVSRVGGNAQIKAMKKVAGTLKIDQAQYRELEAFSKFSSDMDPITALTIDKGRKNGQLLIQPQYSPMPVEQQIAILYCGTHGLLHDVPLDKVQDYERSFIESLQLNHQEDVLDILKTGVINDNVIKAIEETAAMVAKQYL encoded by the coding sequence ATGTCTGAAAATATAAGAGTAAGCGAAGTATCGGATATATTGCGCAAGCAGCTTGAAGGAATCAATGCCAATGTGCAACTTGACGAAATCGGTACGGTGCTCCAGGTGAGTGACGGTGTAGTACGTATCTATGGACTGCGGAATGCCGAGGCCAATGAATTGCTGGAGTTTGACAATGGTATCAAAGCAATCGTGATGAACCTCGAAGAGGATAACGTGGGTGCTGTACTGTTGGGTCCGACGGACAAAATCAAAGAAGGATTCGTTGTGAAGCGTACCAAACGTATCGCTTCCATCCGTGTGGGAGAGGGTATGCTGGGACGGGTGATCGACCCGCTGGGCGAACCGCTCGATGGTAAAGGACTGATTGGCGGCGAACTGTATGATATGCCTTTGGAACGGAAAGCTCCGGGAGTAATCTACCGTCAGCCTGTGAACCAGCCGTTGCAGACTGGATTGAAGGCTGTGGACGCCATGATTCCTATCGGGCGCGGACAGCGTGAGTTGATTATCGGTGACCGCCAGACAGGAAAGACTGCCATTGCGATTGATACGATTATCAACCAACGCACTAACTTCCTGGCAGGCGACCCTGTATATTGTATTTATGTAGCTATCGGTCAGAAGGGTTCTACCGTTGCTTCTATCGTTAATACGCTTCGTGAGTACGGAGCACTGGACTACACGGTGGTTGTAGCTGCCACGGCTGGTGACCCGGCTGCGTTGCAGTATTACGCTCCGTTTGCAGGTGCTGCCATCGGCGAGTATTTCCGTGATACCGGCCGTCATGCGTTGGTGGTTTATGATGACCTTTCCAAACAGGCAGTGGCTTATCGTGAGGTTTCGCTGATTCTTCGCCGTCCGTCCGGTCGTGAGGCTTATCCGGGTGATATCTTCTATCTACACTCCCGTCTGTTGGAACGTGCTGCCAAGATTATCAGTCAGGAAGAAGTGGCACGCGAAATGAACGATCTCCCGGAAAGTCTGAAGGGGATTGTGAAAGGTGGCGGCTCGCTCACAGCATTGCCTATCATCGAAACGCAAGCAGGTGACGTATCGGCTTATATCCCGACGAACGTGATTTCTATTACCGACGGACAGATATTCCTTGAGACTGACTTGTTCAACCAGGGTACGCGTCCGGCTATCAACGTCGGTATCTCCGTATCCCGTGTAGGTGGTAACGCGCAGATTAAGGCTATGAAGAAGGTGGCCGGAACATTGAAGATTGACCAGGCGCAATATCGCGAGTTGGAAGCCTTCTCTAAGTTCAGCAGCGACATGGACCCGATTACTGCCCTGACTATTGATAAAGGACGTAAGAACGGACAATTATTGATTCAACCGCAATACAGCCCGATGCCCGTAGAGCAGCAGATTGCTATTCTTTACTGTGGTACGCACGGACTTCTACATGACGTCCCATTGGATAAGGTGCAGGACTATGAACGCAGTTTCATCGAATCTCTGCAACTGAATCATCAGGAGGATGTATTGGATATACTGAAAACGGGCGTGATCAACGATAACGTGATTAAAGCTATCGAAGAGACTGCCGCTATGGTGGCGAAACAGTACTTATAA
- a CDS encoding formate--tetrahydrofolate ligase — protein MKSDIEIARSIELKKIKQVAEGVGIPREEVENYGRYIAKIPEQLIDEEKVKKSNLILVTAITATKAGIGKTTVSIGLALGLNKIGKKAIVALREPSLGPCFGMKGGAAGGGYAQVLPMDKINLHFTGDFHAITSAHNMISALLDNYLYQNQAKGFGLKEILWRRVLDVNDRSLRSIVVGLGPKSNGITQESGFDITPASEIMAILCLSKDVSDLRRRIENILLGFTYDDQPFTVKDLGVAGAITVLLKDAIHPNLVQTTEGTAAFVHGGPFANIAHGCNSILATKLAMSFGDYVITEAGFGADLGAEKFYNIKCRKSGLQPRLTVIVATAQGLKMHGGVSLDRIKEPNMEGLKEGLRNLDKHVRNLRSFGQTVIVAFNKFASDTDEEMELLREHCEQLGVGFTINNAFTEGGEGAVDMARLVVDTIENQPSEPLRYTYKEEDNIQQKIEKVATNLYGASVITYSSIARNRIKQIEKMGITHYPVCIAKTQYSFSADPKIYGAVNNFEFHIKDIVINNGAEMIVAIAGEILRMPGLPKEPQALHIDIVDGEIEGLS, from the coding sequence ATGAAATCAGACATAGAAATTGCTCGCAGCATTGAGCTGAAGAAAATTAAGCAAGTTGCCGAGGGTGTCGGAATTCCTCGCGAGGAAGTGGAGAATTATGGTCGCTACATCGCAAAGATCCCTGAACAACTGATTGATGAAGAGAAAGTGAAGAAAAGCAATCTCATCTTGGTCACTGCCATTACGGCAACCAAAGCGGGTATCGGCAAAACTACCGTATCTATCGGTCTTGCCTTAGGACTCAATAAAATTGGAAAGAAGGCGATTGTTGCGCTTCGCGAACCGTCTCTCGGTCCTTGTTTCGGTATGAAGGGAGGAGCGGCCGGTGGCGGATATGCGCAAGTGCTTCCGATGGACAAGATTAACCTCCACTTCACAGGGGATTTTCATGCCATCACCTCTGCCCATAACATGATTTCTGCCTTGCTTGACAATTATCTCTATCAGAACCAGGCAAAAGGTTTCGGATTGAAAGAAATCCTTTGGCGGCGAGTGCTTGATGTGAATGACCGTTCGTTGCGCAGCATCGTTGTCGGTCTTGGACCTAAATCCAACGGGATTACCCAGGAGTCCGGTTTCGATATAACTCCTGCTTCGGAGATTATGGCGATTCTTTGCCTTTCCAAAGATGTGAGTGATCTGCGTCGCCGTATTGAAAACATCCTGTTGGGCTTCACGTATGACGACCAACCTTTCACAGTGAAAGATTTGGGAGTGGCAGGAGCCATCACCGTGTTATTGAAAGATGCTATCCATCCTAATCTAGTGCAGACTACCGAAGGAACTGCAGCTTTTGTGCATGGCGGTCCGTTTGCTAATATCGCACATGGTTGTAACTCTATTTTGGCCACTAAATTAGCAATGTCTTTCGGTGATTATGTAATTACAGAAGCCGGATTCGGTGCCGATCTTGGTGCAGAGAAGTTCTACAATATCAAATGTCGCAAGAGTGGGCTCCAACCGCGTCTCACTGTGATTGTTGCTACGGCACAAGGATTGAAGATGCACGGAGGTGTCAGTCTCGATCGTATCAAAGAACCGAATATGGAAGGATTAAAAGAAGGATTGCGTAATCTCGACAAGCACGTTCGTAATCTTCGTTCATTCGGGCAGACGGTTATCGTAGCTTTCAATAAGTTTGCTTCCGACACCGATGAAGAAATGGAATTACTGCGTGAACATTGCGAACAGTTGGGAGTCGGTTTTACCATCAACAATGCGTTCACTGAAGGAGGAGAGGGGGCAGTAGACATGGCCCGTCTGGTAGTAGATACAATCGAAAATCAACCGTCCGAACCTTTGCGTTATACATATAAGGAAGAAGATAATATACAGCAGAAGATTGAAAAGGTGGCTACTAATCTTTACGGAGCCAGCGTTATTACTTACAGCAGTATTGCACGCAACCGTATCAAACAGATCGAGAAAATGGGCATCACTCATTACCCGGTTTGTATTGCTAAAACACAGTATTCATTCTCTGCCGACCCTAAGATTTATGGCGCAGTGAACAACTTCGAGTTCCATATTAAAGATATTGTAATCAATAACGGAGCTGAAATGATTGTAGCCATTGCCGGAGAAATTCTTCGTATGCCGGGATTGCCTAAAGAACCGCAAGCATTGCATATCGATATTGTGGATGGAGAAATAGAAGGATTGAGCTGA
- a CDS encoding SDR family oxidoreductase: MKALFIGGTGTISTDVVALAQQRGWEITLLNRGSKKMPEGIHSIIADINDEETVAKAIASEHYDVVAQFIGYTAEDVKRDIRLFQNKTRQYIFISSASAYQKLLADYRITESTPLVNPYWQYSRNKIEAEEVLMAAYRTNGFPVTIVRPSHTYNGTKPPVSVHGDKGNWQILKRILDGKPVIIPGDGSSLWTLTHSKDFAKGYVGLMANPHAIGNAFHITTDESMTWNQIYQTIADALGKPLNALHVASDFLAKHSDHYDFRGELLGDKAATVVFDNSKIKRLVPDFICNTSMADGLRQAVHYMLSHPESQIPDPEFDSWCDRIANAISAADKAFELS; this comes from the coding sequence ATGAAAGCATTATTTATTGGAGGAACAGGTACGATCAGTACAGATGTAGTAGCATTGGCGCAACAAAGAGGGTGGGAGATTACTCTCCTTAATCGTGGTTCGAAAAAGATGCCGGAGGGAATTCACAGTATCATTGCAGATATTAATGATGAAGAAACCGTGGCAAAAGCCATCGCGTCCGAACATTACGATGTGGTTGCGCAGTTCATCGGCTATACGGCAGAAGACGTGAAGCGTGATATCCGCCTGTTCCAGAATAAAACGCGGCAATATATCTTTATCAGTAGTGCCTCTGCCTACCAAAAGCTATTGGCTGATTACCGCATAACCGAAAGCACCCCTTTAGTCAATCCCTATTGGCAGTACTCCCGTAACAAGATAGAAGCGGAAGAAGTGCTGATGGCAGCCTATCGCACAAACGGTTTCCCCGTTACAATCGTCCGTCCCAGCCATACCTATAACGGAACAAAACCTCCCGTATCTGTACACGGAGATAAGGGAAACTGGCAGATACTAAAACGAATCCTTGACGGTAAACCTGTTATTATCCCCGGCGACGGTTCTTCTTTGTGGACATTGACTCACTCTAAAGATTTTGCCAAAGGTTATGTAGGACTGATGGCGAACCCTCATGCCATTGGGAACGCTTTTCATATCACTACCGATGAAAGCATGACCTGGAATCAGATTTATCAAACCATTGCCGACGCGTTGGGTAAACCTCTGAATGCATTACACGTAGCCTCCGATTTCCTTGCCAAACATAGCGATCATTATGATTTCAGAGGTGAACTGTTAGGAGATAAAGCAGCTACGGTAGTCTTTGATAACTCGAAGATAAAGCGGTTGGTTCCTGATTTTATATGCAATACTTCCATGGCAGACGGATTACGACAAGCTGTACACTATATGCTTTCCCATCCGGAATCACAAATACCCGATCCGGAATTTGATTCATGGTGTGATCGCATTGCCAACGCAATAAGTGCGGCAGATAAGGCCTTCGAGCTTTCCTAA
- a CDS encoding helix-turn-helix domain-containing protein has protein sequence MDEITKIETVDQYDQLFGLETLHPLVNVIDFSKATRSVEYIRMNIGFYCLFLKDAKCGDLTYGRKNYDYQEGTVVCMAPGQVSGIDNRNRPAPRTKSIGVLFHPDLIRGTSLGQHIKNYTFFSYEVNEALHLSDQEREIVTDCIHKIRIELEHPIDKHSKQLIVRNIELLLDYCMRFYERQFITRNEVNKKIIRQFDKIINNHFETKLVPAVDVLSNEYCANVLHLSPEYFNDLLKHETGKSFKEYIELKRFEIAKEWLLNTDKTVNQITQELGFQNPQYFSRLFKKVTGCSPNDFRVPN, from the coding sequence ATGGATGAAATAACAAAAATTGAAACTGTCGATCAGTATGACCAATTGTTTGGACTGGAAACATTGCACCCTTTGGTGAATGTAATCGACTTCTCAAAAGCCACTAGGTCAGTTGAGTATATCCGTATGAATATCGGATTCTACTGCTTGTTCCTGAAGGATGCAAAATGTGGCGACCTCACTTATGGACGTAAGAATTACGATTATCAGGAAGGAACGGTTGTTTGTATGGCACCGGGACAAGTGAGCGGAATAGACAACCGCAACAGGCCTGCTCCCCGTACCAAGTCGATCGGCGTTTTGTTTCATCCCGATTTAATCCGCGGAACTTCATTAGGACAGCATATCAAGAACTATACTTTTTTCTCTTACGAGGTAAATGAAGCATTGCATCTTTCAGATCAGGAAAGAGAAATCGTAACTGATTGCATACATAAAATCAGGATCGAGCTGGAACATCCTATCGACAAACACAGCAAGCAACTCATCGTGCGAAACATCGAACTGCTGCTGGATTACTGTATGCGTTTCTACGAACGGCAATTCATTACACGTAACGAAGTGAATAAAAAGATTATCAGGCAATTTGATAAAATCATAAATAACCATTTCGAAACGAAGCTAGTACCAGCTGTCGATGTACTTTCAAATGAGTATTGTGCTAACGTGCTTCATTTATCTCCTGAATATTTCAACGACTTGCTGAAGCACGAAACGGGTAAATCTTTTAAAGAATACATCGAGCTCAAACGTTTCGAGATTGCCAAAGAGTGGTTGCTGAATACTGATAAAACAGTTAATCAGATAACACAAGAACTGGGTTTCCAGAATCCGCAGTATTTCAGCCGGCTATTCAAGAAAGTTACCGGTTGCTCTCCAAATGATTTCAGAGTACCTAACTAG
- the atpF gene encoding F0F1 ATP synthase subunit B: MSLLLPDSGLLFWMFLSFGIVFVILAKYGFPVIIKMVEGRKTYIDQSLEVAREANAQLSKLKQEGDALVASANKEQGRILREAMEERDKIVHEARKQAEIAAQKELDAVKQQIQVEKDEAIRDIRRQVAVLSVDIAEKVLRKSLDDKDAQMDMIDRMLDEVLTPNKN; encoded by the coding sequence ATGTCATTACTATTACCTGATAGTGGCCTGCTGTTCTGGATGTTTCTCTCATTCGGGATTGTGTTCGTGATATTGGCGAAATACGGCTTCCCTGTCATCATCAAGATGGTGGAAGGCCGTAAGACCTATATCGATCAGTCTTTGGAGGTGGCGAGGGAAGCTAATGCCCAGTTGTCTAAACTGAAACAAGAAGGCGACGCATTGGTGGCATCCGCCAACAAAGAGCAAGGACGCATCTTGAGGGAAGCAATGGAAGAACGTGACAAGATTGTTCACGAGGCCCGTAAACAAGCCGAAATTGCCGCACAAAAAGAACTTGATGCGGTGAAACAACAAATCCAGGTGGAGAAAGACGAAGCAATCCGCGACATCCGTCGCCAGGTGGCCGTGCTTTCTGTTGACATCGCCGAGAAAGTGCTCCGTAAGAGTCTTGATGACAAGGATGCACAGATGGATATGATCGACCGCATGCTGGATGAAGTACTAACCCCGAATAAGAACTAA
- a CDS encoding F0F1 ATP synthase subunit delta, with amino-acid sequence MEVGILSMRYAKAVIEYAQKKGLEDKLYQEFLTLSHSFCEQPGLREALDNPVITTKEKLALVCTAADGDGKSTREFIQFITLVLRNRREGYLQFISLMYLDLYRKLKHIGVGKLITAVPVNKETEDRIRSAATHILHARMELETVIDPSIEGGFIFDINDYRLDASVATQLKRVKQQFIDKNRRIV; translated from the coding sequence ATGGAAGTCGGAATACTCTCAATGCGTTATGCAAAAGCTGTCATTGAATACGCACAGAAAAAAGGTTTGGAAGACAAGTTGTATCAGGAATTTCTGACCCTGTCACACAGCTTTTGTGAACAACCCGGTCTGCGCGAAGCACTTGATAATCCCGTCATCACGACTAAGGAAAAGTTGGCATTAGTATGCACAGCTGCTGATGGTGACGGTAAATCGACCAGAGAGTTTATCCAATTTATCACTTTGGTACTGCGAAATAGACGTGAAGGTTATTTGCAATTTATCAGCCTGATGTATTTGGATCTTTACCGGAAGTTGAAACATATTGGTGTAGGAAAACTGATTACAGCCGTTCCTGTCAATAAGGAAACAGAAGACCGGATTCGGTCGGCTGCTACACATATTCTGCACGCCCGGATGGAGCTGGAAACGGTGATAGATCCTTCTATCGAAGGTGGGTTTATCTTTGATATCAACGACTACCGGCTGGATGCAAGCGTTGCTACGCAGTTGAAGCGAGTGAAACAACAATTTATTGATAAGAATAGGAGAATTGTATAA
- a CDS encoding occludin, with protein sequence MKKLILFLSLILSVGFASAQSEIPSDSIRRAPSTHIKEFGGFLLDMGLMNVATLELPKFNLEMPNMTKDYNQLFRLNTDVTYSQGFTDSFSSSSFSGFSGFGYGWGLSSSPQFMQMGSFKLKNGMRINTYGDYDKDGWRVPNRSAMPWERNNFRGAFELKSANGNFGIRIEVQQGRNAPY encoded by the coding sequence ATGAAAAAACTGATTCTATTTCTTTCGCTGATATTATCGGTCGGTTTTGCATCCGCACAGTCGGAAATACCTTCCGATAGTATTCGTCGTGCTCCATCCACCCATATTAAAGAGTTTGGTGGCTTTCTGCTGGATATGGGGTTAATGAATGTAGCGACTCTCGAACTTCCCAAGTTTAATTTAGAGATGCCTAATATGACGAAAGATTATAATCAGCTCTTTCGTTTAAATACAGACGTTACTTATTCGCAAGGATTCACAGACTCTTTTTCTTCGTCTTCTTTCTCTGGTTTTTCCGGCTTTGGATATGGTTGGGGACTGTCCTCTTCTCCACAGTTTATGCAGATGGGGTCTTTCAAACTGAAAAACGGAATGAGAATCAACACCTACGGAGATTATGATAAGGATGGCTGGCGGGTGCCTAACCGCAGCGCTATGCCTTGGGAAAGAAATAATTTCCGGGGAGCATTCGAACTGAAATCGGCAAATGGTAATTTCGGAATACGAATCGAAGTGCAACAAGGACGAAATGCACCTTATTAA
- a CDS encoding F0F1 ATP synthase subunit gamma: protein MASLKEVKTRINSVKSTRKITSAMKMVASAKLHKAQGAIENMLPYQKKLNKILINFLSADLPIESPYVQEREVKRVAIVVFSSNTSLCGAFNANVIKMMMQTIGEFRTLGQDNILIFPIGKKVDEAVKRMGFKPQETSSTLSDKPTYQEAAELAHRLMDMYVAGEVDRVEIIYHHFKSMGVQILLRETYLPIDMTNVVSEEDRKNKEEVEEHETVNDYIIEPNVEELIASLIPTVLSQKIFTAAVDSNASEHAARTLAMQVATDNANELIQDLTKQYNKSRQQAITNELLDIVGGSMK, encoded by the coding sequence ATGGCTTCACTGAAAGAAGTAAAAACCAGAATAAATTCGGTAAAAAGTACCCGAAAAATCACTTCAGCAATGAAAATGGTGGCTTCTGCCAAATTACACAAGGCACAAGGAGCCATTGAGAATATGCTGCCTTATCAGAAGAAGTTGAACAAGATTCTGATCAACTTCCTAAGCGCTGACCTGCCCATCGAATCTCCTTATGTGCAGGAGCGTGAAGTGAAGCGTGTAGCAATCGTCGTCTTTTCTTCAAACACTTCTCTTTGTGGTGCTTTCAACGCCAACGTCATCAAAATGATGATGCAAACGATCGGAGAGTTCCGCACCCTGGGACAGGATAATATCTTGATATTCCCAATTGGTAAGAAGGTGGATGAAGCAGTCAAACGCATGGGATTCAAACCACAGGAGACTTCTTCGACGCTCTCCGACAAACCGACGTATCAGGAGGCTGCCGAATTGGCTCACCGACTGATGGATATGTATGTGGCAGGAGAAGTGGACCGCGTGGAAATAATCTATCATCACTTCAAATCAATGGGGGTACAGATTCTTCTCCGGGAGACGTATCTCCCCATTGATATGACGAATGTGGTGAGTGAAGAAGACAGAAAGAACAAGGAGGAGGTAGAGGAGCATGAAACTGTCAATGATTATATCATCGAACCGAATGTGGAAGAATTGATCGCCAGCTTAATACCAACAGTATTGAGCCAGAAAATTTTTACCGCTGCTGTCGACTCTAATGCATCGGAACATGCTGCACGTACCCTGGCTATGCAAGTGGCTACGGATAATGCAAATGAACTGATTCAGGATTTGACGAAGCAGTATAATAAGAGTCGCCAACAGGCGATTACAAATGAGTTGCTGGATATTGTGGGGGGCTCCATGAAATAA